The proteins below come from a single Blastocatellia bacterium genomic window:
- a CDS encoding enoyl-CoA hydratase-related protein, with amino-acid sequence MPSHYKDIQFAVTDRVARITLARPPLNVITIAMAKEIADAVNRADLMGEVCAIVFTAQPGARTFSAGVSIEEHRPETVYQMLEAFHDIFRGLNLAAKPVMALVGGAALGGGCELAAFADIVIATPSARFGQPEIKLGVFPPLAAVVLPRVVGDKKAREMLLTGELLTAEQAHALGLVSYVVADSDLEAKAEEVLNTLRQSSAAVLAMTRRALLAGAWAGFDEALKRTEDIYLNSLMQLKDAVEGIDAFMAKRPPRWKHK; translated from the coding sequence ATGCCTTCTCACTATAAAGATATTCAGTTCGCCGTCACCGACCGCGTGGCGCGGATAACGCTGGCGCGCCCGCCGTTAAACGTCATCACCATCGCGATGGCCAAAGAGATTGCCGACGCGGTAAATCGCGCCGACTTGATGGGCGAAGTCTGCGCCATCGTCTTTACGGCGCAGCCCGGCGCGCGCACCTTTTCTGCCGGCGTTTCGATTGAAGAACACCGGCCAGAGACGGTCTATCAGATGCTCGAAGCCTTCCACGACATCTTCCGCGGCTTGAACCTGGCGGCAAAGCCGGTGATGGCGCTGGTCGGCGGCGCGGCGCTGGGCGGCGGCTGCGAGCTGGCGGCCTTTGCCGACATCGTCATCGCGACGCCGTCGGCGCGCTTCGGCCAGCCGGAGATCAAGCTGGGCGTCTTTCCGCCGCTGGCGGCGGTTGTGCTGCCGCGCGTCGTCGGCGACAAGAAGGCGCGCGAGATGCTGCTGACCGGCGAGCTGTTGACCGCCGAACAGGCGCATGCGCTCGGTCTGGTCAGTTATGTTGTCGCCGATAGCGACCTTGAGGCAAAAGCTGAAGAGGTGCTGAACACCTTGCGGCAGTCGAGCGCCGCGGTGCTGGCCATGACACGGCGGGCGTTGCTGGCCGGCGCGTGGGCCGGCTTTGACGAAGCGCTCAAGCGCACCGAAGACATCTATCTCAATTCATTGATGCAGCTCAAAGACGCGGTCGAGGGCATCGACGCCTTCATGGCCAAGCGCCCGCCGCGCTGGAAACACAAATAG
- a CDS encoding DUF971 domain-containing protein — MPIPLPLEITKTGARQLTVRWDDGHTSVYPIKHLRAECTCAMCVNELTGARQIDPATIAEDLTVIDAQHVGRYGVRFKFSDQHDDGIYTWERLRAICQCEPCRARQADE; from the coding sequence ATGCCGATTCCATTACCGCTTGAGATCACGAAGACCGGGGCGCGGCAATTGACCGTGCGCTGGGACGATGGCCATACGAGCGTCTACCCGATCAAGCACCTGCGCGCCGAATGCACCTGCGCCATGTGCGTCAACGAGTTGACCGGCGCGCGGCAGATAGACCCGGCGACGATTGCCGAAGACCTCACCGTCATTGATGCGCAGCATGTCGGGCGTTACGGCGTGCGCTTTAAGTTCAGCGACCAGCACGACGACGGCATCTACACCTGGGAACGGCTGCGCGCCATCTGCCAATGCGAGCCGTGCCGCGCTCGTCAGGCTGACGAATAA